The proteins below come from a single Larimichthys crocea isolate SSNF chromosome XIV, L_crocea_2.0, whole genome shotgun sequence genomic window:
- the gpr185b gene encoding G-protein coupled receptor 12 isoform X1 has product MMVLTERKLNLVFVRFAMILSLAAAAAMSSGSGSSLNSSSPLDPFDSSTSWILAEDPSNSSSEPILRTMTPDLQPASTTVAVQEVSPWDIALCVTGTLISCENALVIAVLFYTPTLRAPMFILIGSLAVADLLAGLGLILNFVFTYLVDSSVEFVTLLSVGLLISAFSASVLNILAITVDRYLSLYNALTYHTERTVTFTYVMVVFIWVSCLTLGLLPALGWNCLRDESTCSICRPVTKNNAVALAVTFLLVFALMMQLYLQICKIAFRHAQQIAVQHQFVAISTTKGVSTLSAILCAFGACWLPFAMYSIVADSSYPVIYTYATVLPATCCSVINPIIYAFRNPDIQKSLWMACCGCVPSNLSLRPRTSSDV; this is encoded by the exons ATGATGGTTTTGACTGAGAGGAAATTGAACCTCGTCTTCGTCCGTTTCG CTATGATTCTCTCCCTGGCCGCGGCAGCAGCCATGAGTagcggcagcggcagcagcctaaactcctcctctcccctcgaCCCCTTcgactcctccacctcctggaTCCTAGCCGAGGACCCTTCCAACTCTTCTTCCGAGCCCATCCTTAGAACTATGACCCCTGACCTCCAGCCGGCGTCTACTACCGTGGCTGTCCAGGAAGTCAGCCCGTGGGATATCGCGCTTTGCGTGACCGGGACGCTCATCTCCTGCGAGAACGCTCTGGTAATCGCCGTGTTGTTCTACACGCCGACGCTCCGCGCTCCAATGTTCATCCTGATTGGATCGTTGGCGGTGGCAGATCTCCTGGCCGGCCTCGGCCTCATCTTGAACTTTGTCTTCACCTACTTGGTCGACAGCTCGGTGGAGTTTGTGACGCTGCTGTCCGTCGGACTGCTCATCTCGGCCTTCTCGGCGTCCGTCCTCAACATCCTCGCCATCACGGTGGACCGTTACCTGTCGCTGTACAACGCCCTGACCTACCACACCGAACGGACAGTCACCTTCACCTACGTGATGGTGGTCTTCATCTGGGTGTCGTGCCTCACGCTCGGCTTGCTGCCGGCGCTCGGCTGGAACTGTCTTAGGGACGAGTCTACGTGCAGCATCTGCCGGCCCGTCACCAAAAACAACGCCGTGGCGCTCGCCGTCACCTTCTTGCTCGTCTTCGCCCTGATGATGCAGCTCTACCTGCAAATCTGCAAGATCGCCTTCCGCCACGCGCAGCAAATCGCCGTGCAGCACCAGTTCGTGGCCATCTCCACCACCAAAGGCGTCTCCACACTGTCGGCCATCCTGTGTGCCTTCGGGGCGTGCTGGCTTCCATTTGCCATGTACTCCATTGTGGCTGACTCCAGCTACCCCGTGATATACACCTATGCCACGGTCCTCCCAgccacctgctgctctgtgatcaACCCCATCATCTATGCGTTCCGAAACCCGGACATCCAGAAGTCGCTGTGGATGGCCTGCTGCGGTTGCGTCCCGTCCAACCTCTCCCTCAGACCCAGGACCTCCAGTGACGTGTAG
- the gpr185b gene encoding G-protein coupled receptor 12 isoform X2, with protein MILSLAAAAAMSSGSGSSLNSSSPLDPFDSSTSWILAEDPSNSSSEPILRTMTPDLQPASTTVAVQEVSPWDIALCVTGTLISCENALVIAVLFYTPTLRAPMFILIGSLAVADLLAGLGLILNFVFTYLVDSSVEFVTLLSVGLLISAFSASVLNILAITVDRYLSLYNALTYHTERTVTFTYVMVVFIWVSCLTLGLLPALGWNCLRDESTCSICRPVTKNNAVALAVTFLLVFALMMQLYLQICKIAFRHAQQIAVQHQFVAISTTKGVSTLSAILCAFGACWLPFAMYSIVADSSYPVIYTYATVLPATCCSVINPIIYAFRNPDIQKSLWMACCGCVPSNLSLRPRTSSDV; from the coding sequence ATGATTCTCTCCCTGGCCGCGGCAGCAGCCATGAGTagcggcagcggcagcagcctaaactcctcctctcccctcgaCCCCTTcgactcctccacctcctggaTCCTAGCCGAGGACCCTTCCAACTCTTCTTCCGAGCCCATCCTTAGAACTATGACCCCTGACCTCCAGCCGGCGTCTACTACCGTGGCTGTCCAGGAAGTCAGCCCGTGGGATATCGCGCTTTGCGTGACCGGGACGCTCATCTCCTGCGAGAACGCTCTGGTAATCGCCGTGTTGTTCTACACGCCGACGCTCCGCGCTCCAATGTTCATCCTGATTGGATCGTTGGCGGTGGCAGATCTCCTGGCCGGCCTCGGCCTCATCTTGAACTTTGTCTTCACCTACTTGGTCGACAGCTCGGTGGAGTTTGTGACGCTGCTGTCCGTCGGACTGCTCATCTCGGCCTTCTCGGCGTCCGTCCTCAACATCCTCGCCATCACGGTGGACCGTTACCTGTCGCTGTACAACGCCCTGACCTACCACACCGAACGGACAGTCACCTTCACCTACGTGATGGTGGTCTTCATCTGGGTGTCGTGCCTCACGCTCGGCTTGCTGCCGGCGCTCGGCTGGAACTGTCTTAGGGACGAGTCTACGTGCAGCATCTGCCGGCCCGTCACCAAAAACAACGCCGTGGCGCTCGCCGTCACCTTCTTGCTCGTCTTCGCCCTGATGATGCAGCTCTACCTGCAAATCTGCAAGATCGCCTTCCGCCACGCGCAGCAAATCGCCGTGCAGCACCAGTTCGTGGCCATCTCCACCACCAAAGGCGTCTCCACACTGTCGGCCATCCTGTGTGCCTTCGGGGCGTGCTGGCTTCCATTTGCCATGTACTCCATTGTGGCTGACTCCAGCTACCCCGTGATATACACCTATGCCACGGTCCTCCCAgccacctgctgctctgtgatcaACCCCATCATCTATGCGTTCCGAAACCCGGACATCCAGAAGTCGCTGTGGATGGCCTGCTGCGGTTGCGTCCCGTCCAACCTCTCCCTCAGACCCAGGACCTCCAGTGACGTGTAG